AATGAAGGATTTAATAAAGCTTTATTTTCGATTTATCAAGGAGATCCTTGGAAAAAGTTTTTACTTTTAAAAAATTATTTATCTACAAATTAATTAATTTCATATTGATGATTAATCCATATAAGAAAAATGCGAAATTAGTTTTAAGTAATGGAATTGTTTTTCCAGGATTCTTTTTCGGTGCTTCTGGTACAGCCATTGGTGAAATAGTTTTTAATACTGGAATGACCGGATATCAAGAAGTTATTACTGATCCAAGTTATTACGGGCAGATATTAACATTCACTTATCCAGAGATTGGCAATACTGGTATTAATTTTGAAGATTCAGAATCTAATATTAATGTTAAAGGTATAATTGTTAGAAATTTTTCATCCAATAACAGCAATTGGAGATCTAAAAAGAGTTTTGATCAATGGTTAGTTGAGAAGAAAATCATAGGTCTTTATGGAATTGATACAAGGGCTCTTGTTAAAATTTTAAGATCTAATGGTGCGATGAATGGAGTTATTACCTCTTTAGATAAAACTGATGAAAGTTGTTTAAAGATAATTAATGATACGCCAATGATGGAGGGTTTAAATTTATCAAAAGTAGTTTCAGCAAAGGAACAATATTTATGGAACAGTCATACGCAAACAATTTTTGATTTAAGAAAAAGATATGCTGAATCGTCTAAAAAATTAAAAATAGTTGCAATTGATTTTGGAATTAAAAATTCAATTTTAAATAGACTTGTATCTCATGGATGTGAAGTTTTGGTTTTACCTTCTCGATCTTCTCTCAAAGATGTTCTGTCTAACAAGCCGGACGGTATATTCTTCTCAAATGGTCCAGGGGATCCTTCTTCTGTTTTAGAAGGTATAGAATTAGCAAAATCACTTATTGAATATGGCGAAATACCTATGTTTGGTATTTGCCTTGGTCACCAAATATTTGGATTAGCATTAGGAGGTTCAACTTATAAATTACCTTTTGGACATCGCG
The Prochlorococcus marinus XMU1411 genome window above contains:
- the carA gene encoding glutamine-hydrolyzing carbamoyl-phosphate synthase small subunit, translated to MINPYKKNAKLVLSNGIVFPGFFFGASGTAIGEIVFNTGMTGYQEVITDPSYYGQILTFTYPEIGNTGINFEDSESNINVKGIIVRNFSSNNSNWRSKKSFDQWLVEKKIIGLYGIDTRALVKILRSNGAMNGVITSLDKTDESCLKIINDTPMMEGLNLSKVVSAKEQYLWNSHTQTIFDLRKRYAESSKKLKIVAIDFGIKNSILNRLVSHGCEVLVLPSRSSLKDVLSNKPDGIFFSNGPGDPSSVLEGIELAKSLIEYGEIPMFGICLGHQIFGLALGGSTYKLPFGHRGLNHPCGENNKIEITSQNHGFAIDPNSLSKDIVRITHYNLNDNTVAGLEVNNKPIFSVQYHPEAGPGPHDSDYLFKKFVSLMLERC